From the Cydia pomonella isolate Wapato2018A chromosome 23, ilCydPomo1, whole genome shotgun sequence genome, one window contains:
- the LOC133530498 gene encoding trypsin CFT-1-like isoform X1: MWRILALLVVGCCSSTSAVEHKVTIVKLPENVTDAGTRIIGGSPAPISRYPYTVQVLNSNQLSCGGSLITRRHVLSAAHCFVDSRNVLLSSSLFTCRVGSATLKTGGSVHRVSRIINHERYNLDAARDHDVSVLLLATTVTLSASVGVTAIPTQGSTVPDNAVVWVVGWGRTTTVPGPSSSILNEVWVYTINTTICAQRYRNLELVNNSPYPVTNNMMCTGILDVGGRDACQGDSGGPVVYSGVAVGVTSWGEGCAHPFYPGVNARVAAYTNWINSTVTRYNGAPSLGQTSVVLLVLSFFISTLLSKL; encoded by the exons ATGTGGCGGATTTTAGCGCTTTTGGTCGTCGGCTGTTGTT CGTCGACGTCGGCAGTAGAGCACAAGGTGACGATAGTCAAGCTGCCCGAGAATGTGACAGATGCGGGGACGCGCATCATCGGGGGCTCCCCGGCTCCCATCAGCCGGTACCCCTACACTGTGCAG GTGCTGAACAGCAACCAGCTGTCGTGCGGCGGCTCGCTCATCACGCGCCGCCACGTGCTGTCCGCCGCGCACTGCTTCGTCGACAG CCGGAACGTGTTGCTTAGTAGCAGTCTCTTCACTTGCCGGGTCGGCTCCGCTACGCTCAAGACCG GCGGCTCCGTGCACCGAGTATCCCGTATCATCAACCACGAGCGCTATAACCTGGACGCGGCGCGCGACCACGACGTCTCGGTCCTGCTGCTGGCGACGACTGTCACGCTGAGCGCCAGCGTGGGGGTCACCGCTATACCCACGCAGGGGAGCACGGTGCCCGACAATGCTGTGGTCTGGGTTGTTGGGTGGGGTAGAACCACG ACTGTACCGGGTCCATCATCCTCAATCCTAAATGAAGTGTGGGTTTACACGATCAACACGACTATCTGTGCGCAGCGCTACCGGAACCTGGAGCTTGTGAACAACTCCCCCTACCCGGTCACCAACAACATGATGTGCACCGGCATACTCGACGTTGGAG GTCGCGACGCGTGCCAGGGCGACAGCGGCGGGCCGGTGGTGTACTCCGGGGTGGCGGTGGGCGTCACGTCGTGGGGCGAGGGCTGCGCGCACCCCTTCTACCCCGGCGTCAACGCCAGGGTGGCGGCCTACACCAACTGGATCAACAGTACC GTGACTCGCTACAACGGGGCGCCATCTCTCGGACAAACTAGTGTCGTGCTACTTGTCTTGTCGTTCTTCATCTCGACGCTGCTCAGCAAGTTATAA
- the LOC133530498 gene encoding trypsin, alkaline C-like isoform X2, protein MWRILALLVVGCSSTSAVEHKVTIVKLPENVTDAGTRIIGGSPAPISRYPYTVQVLNSNQLSCGGSLITRRHVLSAAHCFVDSRNVLLSSSLFTCRVGSATLKTGGSVHRVSRIINHERYNLDAARDHDVSVLLLATTVTLSASVGVTAIPTQGSTVPDNAVVWVVGWGRTTTVPGPSSSILNEVWVYTINTTICAQRYRNLELVNNSPYPVTNNMMCTGILDVGGRDACQGDSGGPVVYSGVAVGVTSWGEGCAHPFYPGVNARVAAYTNWINSTVTRYNGAPSLGQTSVVLLVLSFFISTLLSKL, encoded by the exons ATGTGGCGGATTTTAGCGCTTTTGGTCGTCGGCTGTT CGTCGACGTCGGCAGTAGAGCACAAGGTGACGATAGTCAAGCTGCCCGAGAATGTGACAGATGCGGGGACGCGCATCATCGGGGGCTCCCCGGCTCCCATCAGCCGGTACCCCTACACTGTGCAG GTGCTGAACAGCAACCAGCTGTCGTGCGGCGGCTCGCTCATCACGCGCCGCCACGTGCTGTCCGCCGCGCACTGCTTCGTCGACAG CCGGAACGTGTTGCTTAGTAGCAGTCTCTTCACTTGCCGGGTCGGCTCCGCTACGCTCAAGACCG GCGGCTCCGTGCACCGAGTATCCCGTATCATCAACCACGAGCGCTATAACCTGGACGCGGCGCGCGACCACGACGTCTCGGTCCTGCTGCTGGCGACGACTGTCACGCTGAGCGCCAGCGTGGGGGTCACCGCTATACCCACGCAGGGGAGCACGGTGCCCGACAATGCTGTGGTCTGGGTTGTTGGGTGGGGTAGAACCACG ACTGTACCGGGTCCATCATCCTCAATCCTAAATGAAGTGTGGGTTTACACGATCAACACGACTATCTGTGCGCAGCGCTACCGGAACCTGGAGCTTGTGAACAACTCCCCCTACCCGGTCACCAACAACATGATGTGCACCGGCATACTCGACGTTGGAG GTCGCGACGCGTGCCAGGGCGACAGCGGCGGGCCGGTGGTGTACTCCGGGGTGGCGGTGGGCGTCACGTCGTGGGGCGAGGGCTGCGCGCACCCCTTCTACCCCGGCGTCAACGCCAGGGTGGCGGCCTACACCAACTGGATCAACAGTACC GTGACTCGCTACAACGGGGCGCCATCTCTCGGACAAACTAGTGTCGTGCTACTTGTCTTGTCGTTCTTCATCTCGACGCTGCTCAGCAAGTTATAA